A genomic window from Lotus japonicus ecotype B-129 chromosome 1, LjGifu_v1.2 includes:
- the LOC130734572 gene encoding polynucleotide 5'-hydroxyl-kinase NOL9-like has product MGSSPSPDIYIPEQWSEAAGSIADSSTPPITLICGAKNCGKTIFSRYLLNVLLHRYSRVAYLDTDVGQPEFTAPAFLSLTIVHQETPDITIPCLKTPERCLFFGDVSSKRDPTSYLNYVFAIYDYYRKEYCSLDKEENSPMIDLPLIVNTPGWVKGVGYSVLVDMLKYICPTHVVKISISSENKNLPAGQFWLDGEHNGTINLIEINSARQDSLNRSVLVQKDARLLRDLRIMAYFRQCFPSDSDISTIKELAHSLASHCPYEVPIASIKIQHLHREVPSSEMFYSLNASIVGLAVDSEGPENLPWCLGLGIVRGIDTIKGVLYVITPVPHSSLDKVNLLLQGYIQIPICLLQVQGCISPYMSADVLTTS; this is encoded by the exons ATGGGTTCCTCCCCTTCACCAGACATATACATCCCAGAGCAGTGGTCAGAGGCTGCAGGGTCCATTGCAGACAGTTCAACGCCTCCTATTACTCTCATATGTGGGGCCAAGAACTGTGGGAAGACAATCTTCTCCCGCTATCTCCTAAACGTCCTCTTGCACAGATATAGCAGAGTCGCTTATCTGGATACTGATGTAGGCCAACCTGAGTTCACTGCTCCTGCTTTTCTATCACTTACCATTGTCCACCAAGAAACTCCTG aTATAACCATTCCGTGCCTGAAAACACCAGAGAG GTGCCTTTTCTTTGGTGATGTTTCTTCAAAGAGAGATCCAACGTCATACTTAAATTATGTATTTGCGATATATGATTATTATCGAAAGGAGTATTGCTCCCTTGATAAGGAAGAAAATTCTCCTATGATTGACTTGCCTCTTATTGTGAATACTCCTGGATGGGTGAAAG GTGTTGGTTATTCTGTATTAGTGGACATGTTGAAATATATTTGTCCAACACATGTGGTTAAGATAAGCATCTCCagtgaaaataagaatttaCCTGCTGGACAGTTCTGGTTAGATGGGGAACATAATGGAACAATCAACTTAATTGAGATAAATTCAGCTCGTCAGGACTCACTAAATAGATC GGTGCTTGTTCAGAAGGATGCACGTCTCCTGCGTGATTTACGAATAATGGCATATTTCAGACAGTGCTTTCCCAGTGATTCAGATATTTCTACAATCAAGGAACTTGCACATTCGTTGGCCTCCCACTGTCCTTATGAAGTTCCCATTGCAAGCATAAAGATTCAACATCTTCATCGTGAG GTCCCAAGCTCTGAGATGTTCTACAGTTTGAATGCTAGCATTGTTGGTTTAGCAGTTGATTCTGAAGGACCTGAAAATTTACCTTGGTGTCTTGGTCTTG GGATTGTGAGGGGTATTGACACAATCAAAGGTGTGCTCTATGTGATTACACCTGTGCCACATAGTTCTCTGGATAAAGTCAACCTCTTGCTACAAGGTTATATCCAAATTCCCATTTGTTTATTGCAG GTCCAGGGATGCATATCGCCTTACATGTCAGCAGATGTATTGACTACAAGTTAG
- the LOC130734574 gene encoding probable myosin-binding protein 5, whose product MASRSFSHFVEEEMGRFPHFVIYVLLEWVLIFILFLDGFLAFVANEFARFFELQIPCWLCTRLDHVLVHRNPDFYYNESVCEAHKKDMSSLAFCHNHKKLSDIRKMCENCLLSFATEKESDCGTYKSLVGILHKDLDCFVEDGQPMQLSLKDDDGVMMQADRSSTQRCSCCGEPLKVKSSYGKVKHSGSFIARAPTPSPRAFPSKTEETNALDTPRIRYSELKFMSDDSELQEDEGGFNVNSQNVKLREDTKPLLAEGDDLNDESNKLTPTFSRGNKFFGIPLTDSANNSPRWSFKTNRKSPLEKTEFASDSNEITVQNDFDDAIVNNLKRQVRLDRKSLMELYMELDEERSASAVAANNAMAMITRLQAEKAAVQMEALQYQRMMEEQAEYDEEALQASNDMLIKREEEIKVLEAALDIYRNKYGSLAEEDVLKEVHSSHSGTGSLNEGDDNNGEKGLNSNQAVSENGGVRYIEQVKDFKAEKTYILGRMKKIENRTPFAENGIYPLQSSSDTESVSTIDNETGKGIEG is encoded by the exons atggcTTCTCGCTCATTCTCGCATTTTGTTGAAGAAGAGATGGGCAGGTTCCCACACTTTGTGATCTACGTGCTGCTTGAATGGGTGCTGATATTCATTCTCTTCCTTGATGGGTTTCTTGCATTTGTGGCCAACGAATTCGCGAGGTTCTTTGAATTGCAAATCCCTTGTTGGCTATGCACAAGGTTGGATCATGTACTTGTTCACAGAAACCCTGATTTCTATTACAATGAGTCTGTCTGTGAGGCTCACAAGAAAGACATGTCATCTTTGGCATTTTGCCACAACCACAAGAAGCTCTCTGACATAAGGAAAATGTGTGAAAATTGCTTGCTTTCGTTCGCGACGGAGAAGGAATCGGATTGCGGAACCTACAAGTCCCTTGTGGGGATTTTGCATAAGGATCTTGATTGCTTTGTTGAGGATGGACAACCAATGCAGCTGAGTTTGAAGGATGATGATGGGGTGATGATGCAGGCTGATAGGAGCAGCACTCAGAGGTGTTCTTGCTGTGGAGAGCCATTGAAGGTCAAGTCTTCTTATGGAAAAGTGAAGCACTCAGGATCGTTTATTGCGCGGGCTCCGACTCCATCACCGCGAGCTTTTCCTTCAAAAACTGAGGAAACTAATGCTCTCGATACGCCTCGCATCAGGTACTCAGAGCTCAAGTTCATGTCAGATGATTCAGAGCTTCAAGAGGATGAGGGTGGCTTCAATGTCAATAGTCAGAATGTCAAAT TGAGGGAAGACACCAAACCTCTATTGGCAGAAGGGGATGATTTAAACGATGAGTCCAACAAACTGACCCCAACTTTCTCAAGGGGCAACAAGTTCTTTGGAATCCCACTCACAGATTCAGCAAACAACAGCCCCAGATGGTCTTTCAAGACAAACAGGAAATCACCCCTAGAGAAAACAGAATTTGCCTCTGACTCAAATGAGATAACTGTTCAAAATGACTTTGATGATGCGATTGTCAACAATTTGAAGAGGCAAGTTCGTTTGGACCGCAAATCGCTCATGGAATTGTACATGGAGCTGGATGAAGAGAGAAGTGCTTCAGCTGTTGCCGCTAACAACGCAATGGCCATGATCACGCGGTTGCAGGCGGAGAAAGCAGCGGTGCAGATGGAAGCTTTGCAGTACCAGAGAATGATGGAGGAGCAGGCAGAGTATGATGAAGAAGCCCTGCAAGCAAGTAATGACATGCTTATCAAAAGAGAGGAAGAGATCAAAGTTTTGGAAGCTGCATTGGATATTTATAGAAACAAATATGGGTCCTTAGCAGAAGAAGATGTTTTAAAGGAAGTTCACTCATCTCATAGTGGTACCGGCTCTCTAAATGAAGGAGATGATAATAACGGAGAGAAAGGCCTGAATTCTAATCAAGCAGTGTCAGAAAATGGAGGGGTAAGGTACATTGAGCAAGTCAAAGATTTTAAAGCGGAGAAAACATACATTCTTGGCCGCATGAAGAAGATAGAAAATAGAACACCCTTTGCAGAAAATGGAATTTATCCCTTACAATCTAGCTCTGACACCGAGAGTGTTAGTACTATAGACAATGAGACAG GAAAAGGAATTGAAGGTTAG
- the LOC130734575 gene encoding 5-formyltetrahydrofolate cyclo-ligase, mitochondrial yields MKTESMMTGWYTRAATKGVASLQLFRRPCGQLKMTTTNSSSSSNHDDLDAIFKQKRILRTQVKKTLKSIDPSLRSQQDNAIQDIILGAPWFKSSARLCAYISCSALREVDTSKLLSEILQPSAATGGKKLYVPQVEDKNSHMRMLNISRIDDLVANSMDILEPAPVDADGNAREDVMQADDPVDLLLLPGLAFDRTGRRLGRGGGYYDTFLESYQHLAKTRNWKQPLLVALSYSQQILDEGVIPMTSSDVPVDALVTPAGVIPISTEAFDRCQ; encoded by the exons ATGAAAACAGAGAGTATGATGACAGGGTGGTACACAAGAGCAGCAACAAAGGGTGTGGCTAGCTTGCAACTATTCCGGCGACCGTGTGGGCAGTTGAAGATGACAACGAcgaacagcagcagcagcagcaaccaCGATGATCTCGACGCCATATTCAAACAGAAACGAATTCTTCGAACTCAGGTCAAGAAAACCCTCAAATCCATCGACCCTTCTCTCAGATCTCAACAAG ATAATGCTATTCAAGACATCATTCTGGGAGCTCCGTGGTTCAAATCTAGTGCTAGGTTATGTGCATACATTAGCTGCAGCGCTTTACGCGAAGTCGATACGTCGAAACTATTGTCGGAAATTCTGCAACCTTCCGCCGCCACTG GAGGAAAAAAACTGTACGTACCACAGGTGGAGGATAAAAATAGTCACATGCGTATGCTCAACATATCGCGTATTGATGATCTTGTGGCAAACTCAATGGACATTTTAGAACCAGCtccagttgatgctgatggGAATGCACGAGAAGATG TTATGCAGGCGGATGACCCAGTCGATTTATTGCTTTTGCCTG GGCTGGCATTTGACAGAACTGGAAGACGTTTAGGCCGGGGCGGAGG TTACTATGATACCTTCCTCGAGAGCTACCAACACCTTGCAAAGACACGGAATTGGAAGCAGCCCTTGCTCG TTGCACTGTCATATTCCCAACAAATACTGGATGAAGGAGTAATACCAATGACATCGTCCGATGTTCCGGTTGATGCTCTTGTAACTCCAGCTGGTGTGATTCCCATCAGCACAGAAGCCTTCGATAGGTGTCAATGA